The following DNA comes from Streptomyces sp. NBC_00690.
ACGGCCGAAGGCCGATGGTCATCCGATGGATCGATCGATGGTCGAAGGCCGATGTCAGTGCGGTGCGCCATGCTCTGTTCCATGGACGAAGCAACCTTCTGGCAGCTCATTGAGGTGTGCAGCCCGCCTGACCCCGATCCCGAGGCCGAGCTCCTCGCGCCCGCGTTGACGGCCCGGCTGCTGGCCGGCCCCGTCGAGGACGTCATCGGCTTCGCGGAACAGCTGTCCCGGGCGCTGTACCTGCTGGACACCGAGGAGCACTGCGGCGACGAGTTGTCGGGCGACGCCTTCCTCTACGCCCGTGCGGCCGTCGTGGCGGCGGGCCGGCAGACGTACGAGGACGTCCTGCGCGAGCCCGCCCGGTTCCGACCGTACGCAGAGGAGCTGATCTGGGCCGAGTCCCTGCTGTACGTGCCCGACGAGGCGTACCGCGAGCTCACGGGCAAGGAGTGGGATCGCGCCACGCGCCACAGCTACGAGTCCTTCTCCAACACCGACGGCTGGCCCACCCGCCAGCAGCAGCCCTGAAGCCGTTTCCTAGGCGAAGACGACCGTACGGCGGCCGTTCAGCAGGATGCGGTGCTCGGCGTGCCACTTCACCGCTCGGGCCAGCGCCTGGCACTCCACGTCCCGACCGACGGCCACCAACTGCTCGGGGGTCACCCCGTGTCCCACCCGCTCGACCTCCTGCTCGATGATCGGGCCCTCGTCGAGGTCCGCGGTCACATAGTGGGCCGTGGCTCCGATCAGCTTCACACCGCGCTCATGGGCCTGGTGATAGGGCTTCGCGCCCTTGAAGCTCGGGAGGAAGGAGTGGTGGATGTTGATGATCCGGCCGCTGAGCTGCTTGCAGAGGTCGTCCGAGAGCACCTGCATATAGCGCGCGAGCACCACCAGCTCGACGTTCTCGGTCTCCACCAACTCCAGCAGCTGGGCCTCGGCCTCCGCCTTGTTCTCCCTGGTGACCGGGATGTGGTGGAAGGGGATGCCGTACGAACCGACCAACTCGGCGAACTCACGGTGGTTGGACACCACCGCCGCGATCTCCACCGGTAGGGCGCCGATCCGGGAGCGGAAAAGCAGGTCATTGAGGCAGTGGCCGAACTTGCTGACCATAAGGACGATCCGCATCGGCTCGTCGGCGAGGTGGATCTGCCAGTCCATCTGGAAGGAGTCGCCGACGGCGGCGAAGCTGGCGCGCAGCTTCTCCACGGTCACCGGGGCGTCGGCGGAGAAGTGCACCCGCATGAAGAACAGACCCGTGTCCCGGTCACCGAACTGCTGGCTGTCCTCGATGTTGCAGCCGGTGATGAAGAGATAGCTCGACACGGCGTGCACAATGCCCTTTTTGTCCGGGCAGGAGAGCGTCAGGACGTACTGGTCGGTCATCCTCGTAGAGTGCCACACCTGCGGGCCCGTGCCGGATTCCGTCCGTTACGCGGAACGAGTCATGATCCGCAGCACGTCCAGTGACCGCGGCGGCACATCCGGCTCGTCGCCGTCGTTAGCGGACAACTGCACATGGGCCTCACGACAGGCGAGCACCGCCTCCGGCCAGCCCTGGTGCTCCATGTACGCGGAGACATGGGCATCCGCACCCACCTGATGCATCACCCGCAGCACCCGCAACACGGCGGCGTCGACCAGAGCGGCCTCGTTCGCATCACGGAAGATCGTCCCGATGTACTTGTCGGCGGACCAGTTGTCGAGCCAGGTGTCCTCGACCAGTCGGTAGACGGCATCGGTCACATCGCCGTACCCCTCACGGCCTATCAGCCAGGTCTCCCGGTGGAAGACGGGGTCAGAGAGCATATGCAGCGCGGAGCGCACGTTCGTGCGCCAGCGCCACCAGGGCATGTCGTTGGGCGGCATACCGCCCATGGTGGAGGAGCGACGGGCGCGACGGGAAGAGAAGTCGATACCTTGCTGCACGCGTTCGATCGTACGGTCCCCACGGCCCGGACGCGCACGGCCCCTCCTCGTCCTCCTCCTCAACGCTTCATCGGGCTGTCATCGACCGTTGTCCCACGCCCCACCCGGTGTTCCACGGGCGCCGGAAACCTGATCCGCCATGACCCCTTGGCGACCCGCACCCTTCCCGCACCTCCGACGCCTTCGCCGACCCGCCGTGGTTCCCCGCCCCCGGCGAGTTCCGGGAGGTCCGGCCGCCGTGCTGAGCGCGGCCTTCGCAGTGCTGACGACCGGGTGCGGAGTCATCCCCGGCACCGCCGACGACTCCCGCAGGACCGTCACCGTGATGACCTTCGCCCCCGAGGGCACCGATGCCACCAACATGCCGGGCATGCCGGCCATGGCGACGGCATACGCCCGCTGGGTCAACGCGCGGGGCGGCATCGACGGGCACACCCTGCGGGTCATCACCTGCAACGAGCAGAACACCAGACGAGGGGCGGCCGACTGTGCCGGACAGGCGGCCGATGAGGGTGCGGTCGCCGTCGTCGGCTCCTACAGCCAGTACGGACGCTCCTTCCTCCTTCCGTTGCAGTCCGCCGGCATCCCCTTCATCGGCGGATACGGAATCTCGCACGACGAGATGAGCAGCTTCCACTCGTACCCGGTCAACGGCGGTCAGATCTCGCTGATCGCCGGGCACGGCATCCAACTCGCGGATGCCTGCGGACGCGTCGCGCTGGTGCGGCCCGACTCGCGGGCGGGCGACTCGCTGCCCGCCCTGTTGGACTCGGGGCTCGCACGGTCGGGCCAGGAGACCGTCGCCGTGCTCGCCCCCGAGGACGCCACGGACTACACGCGGTACGCCCAGCGGGCCCGTACCCATGCGCGGGCCGCCGAAGGGGAGCGCCCGGGCTGTGTCACCACCGTGCTCGGCGATCGGACCGAGACCTTCTTCGACTCCTTCCGACGGCTGCCAGTCGAGCGGGACGGGGTCAGGGTCTCGTCGGTCCTCGGCAGCGTCGACCAGTCCCTCATCGACCGCACAGGCGGCCCGTCGGGCATCTTCGAAGGCGCCTTCCTCACCGGCTGGTACCCGCCCGCCGGCGACGCGCGCTGGGCGGATCTGCGCCGGGTGATCGACGACCACGCCTTCGACGACGACCGCATCGATCCGGCCGACCCGGGTGTCCAGACCACCTGGATCGCCTACACCGTACTGGCGGCGGTGATCGAGGCGCTCGACCGGAACGAGATCACCTCGGACGCGATCTCCCTGGCGCTCGATCGCGGTCTCGTGGTGCCCACCGGCGGGCTCACCCCGCCGCTGCGCTGGCTCTACGAGGACACCATGAACGACCGGAGCTCCTCCCGGGCGGTCAACCGAAGCGTCACCTTCCAAGTGGTACGGAAGGGGCGACTGGTGGCACAGCGACCCGACTTTGTGGATGTGACCACGACGCTACGGGCGCCCCGACGAACCTGATGCATCAGCACCCCGAACCTGGTGGCACCCGGGTCTAGAGCTGGTCGCTGCGCCGTTCGGTCAGGTCGTAGCGGGCCGCGATGGGGTTCCACAGCCCGGCGGCCTCCCGCTTGGCCGAAGTCGCCTCACCACTGGCGCGATTGCCCTGGGACGCCCTCTTGCTGGTGCGCGCCCGGCCGTCCCGACACCACTTCTTGCTCTTGACCTGCTTGGCCCAGACCGCGTAGTGGTCATCCGCAGCGGCGGACGCCTTCCATGCATCGGTGAGCGACTCGGCCAGTTCCCCGTGCTCGGGCAGCCGGTCGATCTCCAGCTTCTCCAGCCGCTCCACCAGACCGCGGCGCTGGTCGGCCGCTCCCCGCAGATCCCTGGACGCCTGGTCCAGGTCCTTGCACTCCTTGATGTTCGCGACCGACTGGATCACCACGGCACGGCTGTCGTTGCTGTCGTCGAGCAAGCGGTCCAGGGCCCGCGCCTGCTGCTCGACGGGGTCGGCGGCAGCGGCCTTCGGCGAGTTGGCCGCACTCGGGGTGGACGGGGCCGCGGCAACGTTGTTCCCCGGGACGGAATCAGCCGGCTGCTCGTCGTCGCCGCCGAACACCACGGCGCTGACACCGAGCCCGAGCACCGCACAGCCGACGACGACGGCCACACCGACCATCGGCACGGAGGAGCGTCGGCGCGGCCCGGACCCGTCCTGTCGACGGCGGCTCCGGGGCGGGGCGGGCGGCTGTGGGTGCGAGGCCGCGGCGAATCCGTCCGTCGGAGGCGTCGGGTCCGGCGCGGCACCGGTACGGAAGAGGTTGTCGAACTCCGCGGGCGGCGGACGGTCGCCGGGGGCGCCGGGGCGGATGCCGTAGGGAGCACTGGTCGGGGCGTCGGGGACGGGCTGCTGCCCGTACGACCCGGTCGACCGCTGGTGAGATGGGGGCGCCGGCCGCTCAGGAGGCAGGGCGCCCGGTGTGACCGGAGGCAGATAGGCGGTCGCGTCGGCAGCTCCGGGGACACCGGGACCATCCGATGACACGGACACGGGCGGAATCACCTGCGTCGCATCCATCCCACCCGCCGGCCCGGGCGGCACCGGAGGCAGATAGGCGGTCGCATCCGCAGCCCCGGGGACACCGGGACCATCCGATGACACGGACACGGGCGGAATCACCTGCGTCGCATCCATCCCACCCGCCGATCCGGGCGGCACCGGAGGCAGATACGCGGTCGCATCCGCAGCCCCGGGGAACTGTTGATGGGGCGCATGGCCGTGCGAGGAGTCGTACGGGGGTGCTGCGGGGGCCACCTCGTCCGGCAGTGGCCCGGACGCAGCGGTGGGGACGCCGACGCCAGGTGATCCGTAGGGGTCCGCGTCAGGCGGGCCGTACCCGGGGTGCTGTGCGTAGGGCTGCGACAACTCGGGCGACGCATACGGGCCTTGCGCGGACGGATCGGTCACCGGCTGCTGCGTTCCCCAGGGTTCGCCCCATGGCTGGCCGCCTGCGGGCGCGGTCCGGTCGGCCGGCTCCCCTGGCACCCAGGGGCCGGAGCCGTCGGCGGGCAGCACGACGCCTTCCCGGGCGGGCCGGGCATCGGGATGCCGCTCATCACCCTGTCCGCTGTGTGTCACCAAGGACTCCTACGTATCGGCCTACGGAACCGTCGGGTCACGCTACCGGGTGCCCTCCGTCGCCCTGCGCACACATGTGCGGGGGCGGGGCAACGACCCTGGACACACGGCCCGAGGGTCGTTGATCTGTGACTGCAGTCACAACTCCCGGGCCGTTGCCGCCCGTCTCCGAGGCCACCACGAGACGGGCTCGCCCTCCTACGCGGCCTGCATCTCGACGCGCGCCCCGAACTCCCGGACCGCGGGCTCGTCCCCGTACGGCTCCAGCCGCAACTGGAAGTCCTCCAGGTACTCCGTGCCCCGGCTGGAACGCAACTGCCCCAGCAGTTCCACCGCGCGGGTCCCCGTGTGGCACGCCTGCTCGACCTCGCGCTGCTGCACCTGGGCGGTGGCCAACAGGACAAGCCCGATCGCACGTCGTCGCGCCCGGGACTCCGGATGCCCCTCCAACGATTGCGAGGCGTGGTGGGCGGCGGCTTCCGGCTGCCCCAGATCGCGGTAGCAGTGGGCGAGTTCATCGGCGAGGTACGCCTGGTCGAAGTGGGCGATCCAGCCGGGGTCGTCCCCGCCCTGCGCCTCCGCCCGCTCCAGCGCGGTCAGCGCCTTGCCGACCACGGTGTGGCAGGTGTGGGCATCGCCCAGCAGGGCGTGCCCGCGCGCTTCCGCGGCGAAGAACATGGCCTCGGCCCGAGGGGTGATCCGCCCGCGGGCCCCTTCCTGCGCGGCGCGCGCCAGTTGGGCGATCTCCCGCGGATTGCCCAACTGCGCCGCGAGATGGCTCATCGACGCGGCCAGTACGTATCCGCCGTATCCACGGTCCCCGGCGGCCTGCGCCAGTCGGAGCGCCTGGATGTAGTAGCGCTGTGCGAGCCCGGGTTGGCCCGTGTCCACCGCCATATAGCCGGCGAGTTCCGTGAGTCGGGCCACCGCCGCGAACAGGTCACGGCCGATCGCGTCCCGGTACGAGCCCGAAAGCAGGCCGGACACCACGGAGTTGAGATAGTGCACCACGACCGGACGCACATGTCCGCTGCCGAAGCGATGGTCGAGTTCGGTCAGGGCCCGGGTCATCGCCCGTACCGCCTCGACGTCCGAGGCGCCGACGCGCGCTCCCGCCGTGCGCGCCACCTGGCCGTCCGCACCGGTGATCAACCAGTCCCTGCTGGGCTCCACCAACGCCGAAGCGGCGACGGTCGCCCCGGACAGAAAGTCGCGGCGGCCCACGTCACTTCGCCACAACTCGCACACCTGCTCGATCGCGCCGAGCACGGTCGGCGAGAACTGGAGGCCGACCCCCGATGCGAGGTTCTTCCCGTTGGCCATGCCGATCTCGTCGATGGTGACCGTACGGCCCAGTTTTCGGCCGAGGGCCTCGGCGATGACACCGGGCGCACGTCCACGCGGTTGCTGTCCCCGCAGCCAACGGGCCACCGACGTCTTGTCGTAGCGCAGGTCGAGCCCGCGCTCCGCGCCGACCATGTTGACGCGCCGTGCGAGCCCTGCGTTGGAACATCCGGCTTCCTGAATGAGCGCCTGCAGCCGTTCGTTCGGCTGTCGGGCGACAAGAGACCTGGCTGCCATTGGTAACCCCCTGAGGCCACGATCCACGGAGGGATCATTGCCCGGCTGATTTACGGAGAATGCAGACTTCCGCGGCTTGGTCTGTTTTTTCCAGAAGTCCCGGCGGATTTCCGGATCACGCCGACTATGCTTCTGGCGCGGGCAGAGACGGCGTGTCGCCCCCCTATGTATCAGTGGGTACCCGCCCCCGTGGCCGGTCCGCACGCGCGCCCCCGTCCGTGCATCCATGCGCCCCATATGCGGGATCATGACCCCGGGCGGCCCGTAGGACGCCCGTAACCCTAGGTGACAGCGGAAGTTGAGTGGTGCGTGGAAGAGACCATGGGAGTTGCAGAGGCCGCACAGATCCCCCAGCAGAGAGGTGAGCAGCTGCTGGATCATGCCGTGCGGTACGCGGAGGAACGGCACTGGGACGTTTTCCCCGGTACCTGGCTGGTGTCGGACGACGGCAGGGTGCGCTGCTCCTGCGAGCAGTCCGACTGTGCTGCGCCGGGTGCGCACGCCACCGGCTCGGACTGGGCGAACCAGGCCACCGGAAGCGCCACCGCCGCACGCCGTATGTGGGGCAAAAACCCCAAGGCATCGATCCTGCTCCCCACCGGCCGCACCTTCGACGCGCTCGACCTCCCGGAGTCCGCGGGCTTCCTGGCACTGGCCAGGCTGGAGCGGATGGAACTCCCGCTCGGCCCGGTGACCTGCACCCCTGACCGACGGATGCTGTTCTTCGTACTGCCGGGCGGCGCGCAGAAGGTGCCGGACCTGGTCCGCGGTCTCGGCTGGGCGCCGACCTCGATCGATCTGATCGGCCGGGGCGAGGGGCACTACATCGCGGCACCGCCCACCCGGGTGGGAGCGCAGGGCGCGGTGCAGTGGGCTCGTCGTCCGACGCCCGCGAACCGCTGGCTGCCGGATGCGGAAGAGCTCATCAGCCCGCTGGCGTACGCCTGTGGACGTGAGGCGGTGGCGGCCCGCGCCCGCGGGCTTTAACTGGCCCTTACATAAGGTGGACCCGTACGGACGCGAACACATTGTCGACGCGTAGAAGAAAACGGGAACACCGAAAGGCGGGCACCATGCCGGATGACCGGGCTATGGGAGCCGCGGAGGCGGACGGAGCGAACACGGCACCGTCCGCTGTTCGCGTCGAGGGACTCTGGAAGAGATTCGGCCAGCAGATTGCCGTATCCGGCATCGATCTGACCCTGCCCGCAGGCAAGTTCATCGGTTTGGTCGGGCCCAACGGCGCCGGAAAGACCACCACGTTGTCGATGGTCACCGGACTCCTCCGCCCCGATCAGGGACGCGTCGAGGTCGCCGGACACGACGTGTGGCGCGATCCCATCGCCGTCAAGGCACGGATCGGTGTCCTGCCCGAGGGACTCCGTCTCTTCGAACGCCTCTCGGGCCGGGAGCTGCTGGCCTACGGCGGACGGCTGCGCGGACTGCCGGGCGACGAGGTGGACAAGCGCGCCACCCAACTCCTGGACGTCCTCGACCTCGCCGGCGCACAGCACAAACTGGTCGTCGACTACTCCACCGGCATGCGCAAGAAGATCGGTCTCGCCGCTGCCCTGCTGCACAACCCCGAAGTGCTCTTCCTCGACGAGCCCTTCGAAGGCGTCGATCCGGTGTCGGCCCAGACGATCCGCGGAGTCCTGGAGCGGTACACGGCCTCCGGCGCCACCGTCGTCTTCTCCAGCCATGTCATGGAGCTGGTCGAGTCGCTCTGCGACTGGGTCGCGGTCATGGCCGGCGGCCACATCCGCGCCCAAGGCCCGATCGCCGAGGTCCGGGGCGACGCCCCGAGCCTCCAGCACGCGTTCCTGGAGCTCGTCGGTGCGAGCGGACGCGATGCGGGAGACTCCCTGGACTGGCTCGGCGGGGGCGGTGCGCGGTGAGCGCCGCGGAGAATCGAACGACGCCCGCACCCCCGACCGAAGTAGTGGCCCCCGTCGGCGGACCCCGGGGAACCGAACTGGGCGCCCGACAGTTGGCCGGAGTCTTCGTCCGGCTCAAGCTGTCGCTGCTGCGCAACGGACTGCGCCAGTCCTCGGCGCGCACGGCCGTCTTCGTCATCTCATTGATCTTCGCCCTGCTGATCGCGGCGGGCCAACTGCTGGGTCTGGTGCTGCTGCGGGGCAACGACCAGGCCATGACGGTGGCCGTGCTGCTCACCGCGCTGCTCGCCCTCGGCTGGGCGGTGCTGCCGCTGTTCTTTCCCAGCGGTGACGAGACCCTGGACCCGACCCGGCTGGTGATGCTGCCGCTGCGTCCGCGTCCGCTGGTCTTCGCCCTGCTCACCGCATCCCTGGCGGGCATCGGGCCGCTGTTCTCGCTCTGTCTGGTGCTCGGTGCGGCGCTGGCGCTCTCCCATGGCGCGTTCGCTGCCGTGATCTCCGTGGTCGCCGTGCCGCTGACGCTCCTGGTGTGCGTGGCATTGGCCCGAACGGTGGCAGCCGGCAACGTCCGCCTGCTGACCTCGCGCAAGGGCCGCGATCTGGCCGTCCTCAGCGGTCTGGTGATCGCGGTCGGGATCCAGGTCGTGAACTTCGGTGCCCAGCAGCTCAGTCGCTCCGGTGGGATGTCGGCCCTGGAACCGGTGGCCGAGGTCCTGCGGTGGCTTCCGCCCGCTGCCGCGATCGGCGCCATCGACTCCGCGGCCGACGGTTCTTACGCCGTGGCCCTCGTCCAGTTGGCTCTGACCGCCCTCGCCCTCCAGGCGCTCCTGTGGTCCTGGGCGCGGAGCCTGACCGCCCTGATGACCACGCCCGACGGCTCCACCCTGGCGGCGTCCTCGGCCCCGACCCGCGAGGGGTCGTCGACCGGCATGCACCGGCTGCTGCCCGAGGGACGTACGGGCGCGGTGATGCAGCGCAGCCTGCGCTATGTGTGGCGCGATCCCAAGACCAAGGCCGCCTGGGTGTCCGGGCTGGCCATCGGTCTGCTCGTGCCCGTGTTCAATGTGCTCCAGGGCGTCGGATCGATCTACTTCGCCTGTTTCGCCGCGGGGATGCTGGGCGTCCAGATGTACAACCAGTTCGGTCAGGACACCTCGGCCTTCTGGATGGTGTCGCTGACCATCTCCACCACCCGGGACGCCTACGAGGAGCTGCGGGCCCGGGCGCTGGCACTGCTCGTGATCACGCTCCCGTACACGGTGCTGGTCACCGTGATCGTGGCCGCGGTCCTCGGGGACTGGACGACGTTGCCGTCGGCGCTGGGTCTCTCCCTGGCCATCCTGGGCGCGATGCTGGCGACGGGCGCTCTGGCGTCGGCGCGCTTCCCCTACTCGATCCCCCAGGACAGCGCCTACAAGAACGCCGCCCCCGGGCAGGGCGCCATCGCCTGGCTGTCGATCCTCGGCGGCATGCTCGTCGCGACCTTGCTCTGCGCTCCGGTGATCACGGCGACGATCTGGCTGCACCTCACGGACGGGCACGACCAGCTGTGGCTGTTGCTGCCGGGGGGCGCGGCGTACGGGATGCTGATCGGTTGGGCCGGGGTGCGGCTGGCCGCACCCTGGACGGTGAGGCGCCTGCCGGAGATCCTGACGGCGGTCAGCAAGGGCTAAAGCGTGTTGGACAAATCCCGCCTGGCAGGTGCCGTCGGGTGGATCCTGTAGGAACACGGGCCCCGGGTCGAGCAGTTGCTCGACCCGGGGCCCGTTTTCGTACATCCGGTCCACGGTGGCAGCGATCGTTTCGCGTCGAAGGGAGAGGGCCGCACGGTCGCACTCCTGTGCTGATCGCCGGCTGATGGTTCTCGGCGGTGCGGCGTCCGCGGGCAGAAGTCCAGTTGGGGTGCGCACGCACCTCGGCGAAACCGGCCCGATGGAGCCGGCGACGAGCCGTCCTTGAGGCCAGATGGGTGATCCCGCCCAGGGGGGTACGGCTGGAAACGGGTGATGGGCCGTCGACCCGCGCCGTTCTCACCGTCCGCGTACGCAAGACTCCCGAGCGCAATCACCCGCAGCCGCGAAGGAGCTTCCTCCCATGCGTCGTACGCACAGCGTGCTCGCCATCACCACCGCCCTGGTTCTGGGCGGAACGGCCGTCGCGGCGGCCGAAGCCGCACAGCCCGCTCGTACGGGCGCCCTGTACGCACCCTCCGCGCTCGTGCTGACCATCGGCAAGGAGTCGCCGGCCGGCGCCACCACCGTCGAGCGGGCCGTGACCCTGGACTGCGCCCCGGCGGCCGGCGGCAGCCATCCGGCGTCAGCCGCGGCCTGCGGTGAACTCGACCGCGTGGACGGGGAGTTCACGGCGCTGCCGTCCGCGCTCGCGTACACGACCTGCACCCGCCAGTTCGACCCGGTGACGGTGACCGCTGACGGCGTGTGGCGGGGCCGGCACCTGACCTGGTCGGGAACGTACAACAACGGCTGCGAGATGGTGGCGAGCCTCGGCGGCGGCGCGGTCTTCTCCTTCTGAGCCTCGCCCCGGAGGGACGGCCCCCTTCGCGCGCAGGCAGCCTCGGGAGCACGGACCGTATCGCCCGTGCTCCCGGGGCCGTCCAGGGACGCGACGGTGGCCCGTGGTCACTCCTCCTGTCCGCGGACGCCTTCGAGGAAGGGCTCGATGGCGGCCCGCCACCCCTCCGGCTGGTCGTAGTGGATGAGGTGACCCGCATCGGGCACCTCCGCGTACTGCCCGCGCGGCAGCACCCTGACCATCTCCTGGGCCTCCGCCCGGCCCAATTTGCCGTCCACGCCGCGGACCACCAGCGTGGGGCACTCGACCAGGGCCAGATCCTCCCAGTGCGCGTCGTGGACCCACGCCTCACGCGACTTCAGCATCTGCCGCCGGGAGAAGACCGGGCGCCAACCGTCCGCCCGCTCGGCCATCACCTCCGCATAGAACTCCCCCCGGGACACATTGGGCTGTTCCATCGTCGGATCGTCCTCACCGAACCACTTGCGCACATCCGCCAGCGTGGCGAACGGCACCGGCCAGGCACGGAACCACTCGTCCCACTCACGCTGCGAGGCCGCCCCCAGGGCGGAGGCCCGCATATCGCAGATGATCAGCGCCTTGACCAGATCCGGGCGTCTGGTGGCGACCTGCCAGGCCGTCAGCGCGCCCATCGCATGGCCGATCAGCACCACCGGAGCGACGCCCAACTGCTCGATGGCGGCCTCGGCGTCCGCCGCGTACGCCTCGCGGGTGTACGGGCCCTCCGCCGGCTTGTCGCTCCGGCCGTGCCCCCGCTGGTCGAGCGCGATGGCCCGATGCCTCTCGGCGAGCCAGCGGGCGGTCGACGCCCAATGGGAGGCCCGGCCCATCAGGCCGTGCAGCAGTAAGACGCCGGGCGCATGTGCGGGCTCGTCGGCCACCTGCTCCTCCCCGCCCCCCTTCGGCGGGTCCGCGTACTCCCAAGCGGCCAGCCGTACGCCGTCGGCTCCGGTCACGTCGATGCGCCGCACCATGTGCCCGGCACCCCCTTCTGTCCCCTGTTGACCTGTTCGGCTGCCCACCCGCAGCTTATCGAACTCACATTCGAAAACACGCTTCTGACGTGCAACACCCCTCGTTCGAGTGACCGCCTTCCAGGATTGACCGTCGCTGCCTGGGGGAGATCTTCAGCGGGAGGCGGGCCGCTCGGGGAAGACGGTCCGAGGGGATTGACCCTGGGAGCTCGGGGCTCCGGGTCAACACAGGGGAGGACGGGCCCCGGCGCTCTTGGGCGCCGGGGCTCTCCCTTGCGGCACTGCGCGTCCGCCCCGCCCGTTCCGTCGATCTCGTCGGATACATCAGGCACGTCAGGCATATCGAATACGTCAGGCTCATCGGGTTCGCGCCAGGGAACGATCGTCCGGGGCACCACTGCACCAGGGACGCCCCAGGGCGCACCAAGAGGCCGCGGCAGCCATGACCACCGCCCTCCTCCACCGGGTCGCCGCCGAGGCAGGGGGTTCGTCGATCTTCGAAGGCGACGCGAACCCGAGGGGGGAGAAGTGCGGCAGCGACCTTGCGCGGGCAGTCTCCATGACTGCTCCGAGGCTCCCGACGGCGCTCCATGGGCCGTGGGACACGCGTAGATAGATTCCGGGGGCTGAGGACCTGTGCACTGCGCTGCTCGGT
Coding sequences within:
- a CDS encoding alpha/beta fold hydrolase is translated as MVRRIDVTGADGVRLAAWEYADPPKGGGEEQVADEPAHAPGVLLLHGLMGRASHWASTARWLAERHRAIALDQRGHGRSDKPAEGPYTREAYAADAEAAIEQLGVAPVVLIGHAMGALTAWQVATRRPDLVKALIICDMRASALGAASQREWDEWFRAWPVPFATLADVRKWFGEDDPTMEQPNVSRGEFYAEVMAERADGWRPVFSRRQMLKSREAWVHDAHWEDLALVECPTLVVRGVDGKLGRAEAQEMVRVLPRGQYAEVPDAGHLIHYDQPEGWRAAIEPFLEGVRGQEE